A window from Vanessa atalanta chromosome 16, ilVanAtal1.2, whole genome shotgun sequence encodes these proteins:
- the LOC125069832 gene encoding uncharacterized protein LOC125069832 isoform X2 yields the protein MYDCHVKSQQPLYDLYKKYLPQIRRRKYTCVGLGIELVRKWQHLDKKFPGFATATALISCEEAVVDVRGYVTMGETPDSVGCAEKEHVLIGVQVIIDGRPGIMLADPGYHVGRIITVMSDRAYPHTGWFTKADDPQCRKEYEYSYNPHNSNYIEWHERETRGHIVKYQTSLIYAAQPYLDSIYVTEKRNLVYNFRSLLSRDPKGNLKAGMYFPVGRRIKEAAFTVFSDVGTEKRKTKYKFSAFTDPKSVV from the exons ATGTACGACTGTCATGTTAAGTCGCAGCAACCGTTATACgacctttataaaaaatacttaccacAGATCAGGAGAAGAAAGTACACGTGTGTCGGTTTGGGAATAGAGTTGGTTCGGAAATGGCAACACTTGGACAAAAAATTTCCTGGCTTCGCGACGGCGACCGCGTTGATATCTTGTGAGGAGGCGGTGGTGGACGTGAGGGGCTACGTGACGATGGGAGAAACGCCGGATTCCGTAGGGTGCGCGGAGAAGGAGCACGTTTTGATCGGTGTTCAGGTCATTATAGATGGACGGCCAGGAATCATGCTGGCCGATCCGGGATACCACGTAGGCCGAATAATTACTGTTATGTCCGACCGTGCATATCCACATACCG GTTGGTTTACCAAAGCTGATGACCCACAATGCCGCAAGGAATACGAGTACAGCTACAACCCTCACAACAGCAATTACATCGAGTGGCACGAGCGGGAGACGAGAGGACACATCGTCAAATACCAGACGTCCCTGATCTACGCGGCGCAACCCTACCTCGACAGCATATACGTCACCGAAAAGCGAAACTTGGTCTACAATTTTAG GAGTTTGCTATCACGAGATCCAAAGGGCAATCTAAAGGCCGGCATGTACTTTCCCGTGGGGAGGCGCATAAAGGAAGCAGCCTTCACAGTCTTCTCCGACGTCGGCACGGAGAAGCGTAAAACCAAGTACAAATTCAGTGCCTTCACAGATCCCAA GAGCGTTGTGTA
- the LOC125069832 gene encoding uncharacterized protein LOC125069832 isoform X1, translating to MYDCHVKSQQPLYDLYKKYLPQIRRRKYTCVGLGIELVRKWQHLDKKFPGFATATALISCEEAVVDVRGYVTMGETPDSVGCAEKEHVLIGVQVIIDGRPGIMLADPGYHVGRIITVMSDRAYPHTGWFTKADDPQCRKEYEYSYNPHNSNYIEWHERETRGHIVKYQTSLIYAAQPYLDSIYVTEKRNLVYNFRSLLSRDPKGNLKAGMYFPVGRRIKEAAFTVFSDVGTEKRKTKYKFSAFTDPKNVDPSVVEEIERCSVQMRYKKRALLQVIAKLAKMMSNHTFINQLLDINDDICRMSL from the exons ATGTACGACTGTCATGTTAAGTCGCAGCAACCGTTATACgacctttataaaaaatacttaccacAGATCAGGAGAAGAAAGTACACGTGTGTCGGTTTGGGAATAGAGTTGGTTCGGAAATGGCAACACTTGGACAAAAAATTTCCTGGCTTCGCGACGGCGACCGCGTTGATATCTTGTGAGGAGGCGGTGGTGGACGTGAGGGGCTACGTGACGATGGGAGAAACGCCGGATTCCGTAGGGTGCGCGGAGAAGGAGCACGTTTTGATCGGTGTTCAGGTCATTATAGATGGACGGCCAGGAATCATGCTGGCCGATCCGGGATACCACGTAGGCCGAATAATTACTGTTATGTCCGACCGTGCATATCCACATACCG GTTGGTTTACCAAAGCTGATGACCCACAATGCCGCAAGGAATACGAGTACAGCTACAACCCTCACAACAGCAATTACATCGAGTGGCACGAGCGGGAGACGAGAGGACACATCGTCAAATACCAGACGTCCCTGATCTACGCGGCGCAACCCTACCTCGACAGCATATACGTCACCGAAAAGCGAAACTTGGTCTACAATTTTAG GAGTTTGCTATCACGAGATCCAAAGGGCAATCTAAAGGCCGGCATGTACTTTCCCGTGGGGAGGCGCATAAAGGAAGCAGCCTTCACAGTCTTCTCCGACGTCGGCACGGAGAAGCGTAAAACCAAGTACAAATTCAGTGCCTTCACAGATCCCAAAAAC GTGGACCCTTCAGTGGTAGAGGAAATAGAGCGTTGCAGCGTACAGATGAGGTACAAGAAGAGAGCCCTTTTGCAAGTTATCGCTAAGCTTGCAAAGATGATGTCCAATCACACATTCATCAACCAACTGCTGGACATTAACGATGACATATGTCGCATGTCATTATGA
- the LOC125069840 gene encoding uncharacterized protein LOC125069840 has translation MASPDETLAEFFPKYNPPIRAHKYTCVGLGMEVMKRLKVLEKDFPGITKSMMLVSCDENIEDLIDYTTSFPGPQGFLIETEKDHVLVGIHVRVAGRPGVFLSDLGYHISRVVTVMADRCYPHTGWFTQSDEPHCRKEYSYQFNVHNPSYVEWHERETRGDKVKERLSLVYVTKAYLSAVAVTEKRNLVWDLRSLLARDPKGHLTAGIYFPLKKKDQQFTMFFDGVNGKQRKKLKFDSFLELQKIPDEVVDEVEQCNDQLRLRDGELLSVLKRLATIMTDEEYMTELLGINDKIVQLSAGT, from the exons ATGGCATCTCCCGATGAAACCCTGGCTGAGTTCTTTCCAAAGTATAATCCACCGATTCGCGCCCACAAATACACCTGTGTGGGCTTAGGTATGGAAGTCATGAAGCGCTTAAAGGTCCTAGAGAAAGATTTTCCTGGTATTACGAAGTCAATGATGCTCGTGTCGTGTGATGAAAATATTGAAGATCTTATTGACTACACGACGTCTTTTCCTGGACCTCAAGGGTTTTTGATTGAAACTGAGAAGGACCACGTACTTGTAGGTATTCACGTGAGGGTTGCAGGAAGACCGGGTGTCTTCTTATCTGATCTGGGATATCACATCTCTCGCGTCGTGACAGTAATGGCGGATCGTTGTTATCCACATACAG gCTGGTTCACCCAGTCCGACGAGCCCCACTGTCGCAAGGAATACAGCTATCAGTTCAACGTCCACAATCCCAGCTACGTGGAATGGCACGAAAGGGAGACCCGAGGAGATAAAGTGAAGGAACGTCTTTCTCTCGTGTATGTAACAAAAGCGTATTTAAGCGCTGTTGCTGTTACCGAGAAGCGAAATTTAGTATGGGATTTAAG GAGTCTTTTGGCCCGTGACCCTAAAGGACACTTGACCGCCGGTATCTACTTCCCTCTCAAGAAGAAAGATCAGCAGTTCACCATGTTCTTTGACGGCGTCAATGGCAAACAGAGGAAGAAACTGAAATTTGATTCATTCTTGGAGTTGCAAAAG ATTCCTGATGAAGTTGTTGATGAAGTAGAGCAATGTAACGATCAACTTCGTTTAAGAGATGGCGAACTGTTGTCCGTTCTAAAGCGCTTAGCCACCATCATGACTGATGAGGAATATATGACCGAGCTGCTTGGAATCAACGACAAGATCGTCCAACTTTCTGCGGgcacataa